A stretch of the Perca flavescens isolate YP-PL-M2 chromosome 3, PFLA_1.0, whole genome shotgun sequence genome encodes the following:
- the LOC114552770 gene encoding olfactory receptor 2AT4-like encodes MINNFTTVRSFLILGFPGLSPQYYGPVSALLFFIYIAIAIGNIFILAFVVYENSLQKPTYLVFCHLALNDLTFGTVTLPKIISQYWLGDSIISFYACFTQMFFVHYLGSVTSFILLVMALDRFIAICIPLRYPALITNNIISVLCGFAWFIPLPLMVAVVLHTLTLPFCKSNVIAQCYCDHISITSQACGENVKIVQVTSLCVAMFCLSLPLAIILFSYVSIIVVILKMSNASGRKKTLLTCTPQIFITCLFYLPRCFVYVANTVGFSFSLDVRILLILLYSIFPAAVNPIIYCFKTQDIKQMLIKRLKKTKIGIKIKLSY; translated from the coding sequence ATGATCAACAATTTTACAACCGTGAGAAGCTTCCTCATCCTTGGATTCCCTGGTCTTTCACCACAATATTATGGACCTGTGTCAGCTCTGCTTTTTTTCATCTACATAGCTATTGCAATaggaaatattttcattttagcaTTTGTTGTCTATGAGAATTCCCTGCAAAAACCAACATATCTGGTCTTTTGTCACCTGGCACTGAATGACTTAACCTTTGGAACTGTGACTCTCCCAAAgatcatatcacaatattggtTGGGTGATagcattatttcattttatgcaTGCTTTACACAGATGTTCTTTGTTCACTATTTAGGATCAGTTACTTCTTTCATCTTGTTGGTAATGGCTCTTGATCGATTTATTGCGATATGTATTCCACTGCGTTACCCTGCTCTAATCACAAACAACATCATATCAGTGCTTTGTGGTTTTGCTTGGTTTATACCTCTGCCTTTGATGGTAGCTGTTGTACTCCATACCCTAACTTTACCTTTCTGTAAATCAAATGTTATTGCTCAGTGCTACTGTGACCACATATCTATAACAAGTCAGGCATGTGGTGAGAATGTTAAAATTGTACAGGTCACTAGTCTCTGTGTGGCCATGTTTTGTCTCTCGCTTCCTCTTGCAATAATCTTGTTTTCCTATGTTTCCATCAttgtggttattttgaaaatgtccaatGCTTCAGGCCGCAAAAAAACCTTATTAACTTGTACCCCCCAAATATTTATCACTTGTCTTTTTTACCTTCCCAGGTGTTTTGTTTATGTAGCTAATACTGTTGGATTTTCCTTCAGTTTAGATGTTCGTATTTTATTAATACTGTTGTACAGTATTTTTCCTGCTGCTGTTAATCCGATCATATATTGTTTCAAGACTCAAGACATTAAGCAGATGTTGATAAAGAGGCTGAAGAAAACTAAAATTGGAATAAAGATAAAActttcatattaa
- the LOC114552645 gene encoding olfactory receptor 2AT4-like translates to MFYTNVTRIKNFFILGFPGLSQEYYGPVSALLLVLFLAIAVGNIFILVFVRCERSLHKPTYLIFCHLALTDLMFGTVTLPKIISKYWFGDSIISFYGCFVQMYFVHFLGASHSFILMVMALDRFIAICAPLRYTALFTNNTVSVLCGISWILPMSWMVGIVVDTLRLPYCNSNIIIHCFCDHIAITVLGCENVREVQVVAFGMAMFTLILPLGFIIFSYFVIIVAVMRMTSSNSSRMLALSTCLPQILITFLYYMPRCFVYLANFVGFTFSVPVRIVVVMLYSILPAAINPLIYCFKTKDIKEHLKKKLVTRKINSSTTTG, encoded by the coding sequence ATGTTCTACACTAATGTAACAAGGATTAAAAATTTCTTCATCCTGGGATTTCCTGGACTTTCACAGGAGTATTATGGACCTGTGTCAGCCCTGCTTTTGGTTCTCTTCTTGGCTATAGCTGTaggaaatatttttattttagtgtttGTTAGATGTGAGAGGTCTCTTCACAAACCCACATATCTGATATTTTGCCACTTGGCACTAACTGACTTAATGTTTGGGACTGTTACTCTGCCAAAGATTATATCAAAATATTGGTTTGGTGACagcattatttcattttatggaTGCTTTGTACAAATGTACTTTGttcattttttgggggcatCTCATTCTTTCATCCTGATGGTGATGGCCCTTGATCGCTTTATTGCAATTTGTGCTCCACTGCGTTACACAGCTCTTTTCACAAACAACACTGTTTCTGTGCTTTGTGGAATATCATGGATTTTGCCAATGTCGTGGATGGTGGGTATAGTTGTAGATACTCTGAGATTGCCTTACTGTAATTCAAACATAATTATACATTGCTTTTGTGACCATATAGCAATAACAGTGCTTGGATGTGAGAACGTCCGAGAAGTTCAGGTAGTTGCATTTGGTATGGCCATGTTCACTTTGATATTGCCTCTGGGTTTTATTATCTTCTCTTATTTTGTCATCATTGTTGCAGTTATGAGAATGACCAGTTCTAATAGCAGCCGCATGTTGGCTCTGTCTACCTGCTTGCCACAGATTCTCATCACATTTCTCTATTACATGCCAAGATGCTTTGTGTACCTGGCAAATTTTGTAGGATTTACATTCAGTGTCCCAGTTCGCATAGTTGTTGTAATGCTGTACAGTATTTTACCTGCTGCTATTAACCCATTAATATACTGTTTCAAAACCAAGGATATCAAAGAACACTTGAAAAAGAAATTAGTTACTAGGAAAATTAATAGCAGCACAACAACTGGATGA
- the LOC114553239 gene encoding olfactory receptor 2AT4-like: protein MFYTNVTRINNFFILGFPGLSQEYYGPVSALLLVLFLAIAVGNIFILVFVRCERSLHKPTYLIFCHLALTDLMFGTVTLPKIISKYWFDDSIISFYVCFVQMYFVHFLGASHSFILMVMALDRFIAICAPLRYTALFTNNTVSVLCGISWILPMSWMVGIVVDTLRLPYCNSNIIIHCFCDHIAITVLGCENVREVQVVAFGGAMFFLILPLGFVIFSYFVIIVAVMRMTSSNSSRLLALSTCSPQILITFLYYMPRCFVYLANFVGFTFSVPVRIVVVMLYSILPAAINPLIYCFKTKDIKEHLKKKLVTRKINSSTTTG from the coding sequence ATGTTCTACACTAATGTAACAAGGATTAACAATTTCTTCATCCTGGGATTTCCTGGACTTTCACAGGAGTATTATGGACCTGTGTCAGCCCTGCTTTTGGTTCTCTTCTTGGCTATAGCTGTaggaaatatttttattttagtgtttGTTAGATGTGAGAGGTCTCTTCACAAACCCACATATCTGATATTTTGCCACTTGGCACTAACTGACTTAATGTTTGGGACTGTTACTCTGCCAAAGATTATATCAAAATATTGGTTTGATGACagcattatttcattttatgtaTGCTTTGTACAAATGTACTTTGTTCATTTTTTGGGGGCGTCTCATTCTTTCATCCTGATGGTGATGGCCCTTGATCGCTTTATTGCAATTTGTGCTCCACTGCGTTACACAGCTCTTTTCACAAACAACACTGTTTCTGTGCTTTGTGGAATATCATGGATTTTGCCAATGTCGTGGATGGTGGGTATAGTTGTAGATACTCTGAGATTGCCTTACTGTAATTCAAACATAATTATACATTGCTTTTGTGACCATATAGCAATAACAGTGCTTGGATGTGAGAACGTCCGAGAAGTTCAGGTAGTTGCATTTGGTGGGGCCATGTTCTTTTTGATATTGCCTCTGGGTTTTGTCATCTTCTCTTATTTTGTCATCATTGTTGCAGTTATGAGAATGACCAGTTCTAATAGCAGCCGCTTGTTGGCTCTGTCTACCTGCTCGCCACAGATTCTCATCACATTTCTCTATTACATGCCAAGATGCTTTGTGTACCTGGCAAATTTTGTAGGATTTACATTCAGTGTCCCAGTTCGCATAGTTGTTGTAATGCTGTACAGTATTTTACCTGCTGCTATTAACCCATTAATATACTGTTTCAAAACCAAGGATATCAAAGAACACTTGAAAAAGAAATTAGTTACTAGGAAAATTAATAGCAGCACAACAACTGGATGA